Proteins found in one Aspergillus chevalieri M1 DNA, chromosome 2, nearly complete sequence genomic segment:
- a CDS encoding homeobox domain-containing protein (COG:K;~EggNog:ENOG410PN62;~InterPro:IPR017970,IPR001356,IPR009057;~PFAM:PF00046;~go_function: GO:0000981 - DNA-binding transcription factor activity, RNA polymerase II-specific [Evidence IEA];~go_function: GO:0003677 - DNA binding [Evidence IEA];~go_process: GO:0006355 - regulation of transcription, DNA-templated [Evidence IEA]) yields MSEPNATVTTCSSPPSVPPSDATAAALNYAFLVHSQKTLTQNLPPRVDNKLLARQKRRRTSPEDHAILEAEYQRNSKPDKTARADIVNRVSLGEKEVQIWFQNRRQNDRRKSKPLQPHELLAPRAIADHLRNDDNVSAERSTVEQGDLDNAPSSDVLQSSFESDPVSGAEDKDEQERSIQSSQTSLDSETSEAPQQLNEEAAAAEPEPEPVENPEIPADASQLNITKRKRSVTDLRGDASESQPAEKDASKDFKSPPSLRISLSFDGEAMVRKEGEMTPSPPKGRNALRISMSSDGKAVIRTDDEPSPSKNRISMFSTRKSRFAGLRRSNSAILPATPRVASSEKERMFGRSRDPRNWESVFDTDARSALSTPGSAQSAPHSTPGLLRSQGQRSLTRSLSSRQNAFANNSPSHPDTPVPLQTGDKRRKLSRTVSSLGRLESNRANALGQVSGNSLKMPKLFGNSKKNNEDFEFHNGDSDKENWIPGTRISNVRRRTMSSNMQRPALKDTNSKSRRSRLSQAHQQRKAAPEVDPEVSAFMTNGSSASQEEDLDCIQGLLSLSQGAWR; encoded by the exons ATGTCTGAGCCGAATGCCACCGTCACTACATGCTCCTCTCCCCCATCCGTCCCGCCCTCTGACGCCACGGCCGCAGCTCTCAACTACGCCTTTCTCGTCCATTCCCAAAAGACATTGACCCAGAATCTGCCTCCTAGAGTGGATAACAAGCTGCTGGCTCGTCAGAAACGTCGTCGGACTAG TCCGGAGGACCATGCTATTCTAGAGGCCGAGTATCAGCGGAATTCGAAGCCGGACAAGACTGCGAGAGCGGATATTGTCAATCGGGTTTCGCTaggggagaaggaggtgcAG ATTTGGTTCCAGAACCGCCGCCAGAACGATCGTCGGAAGTCAAAACCGCTTCAACCTCATGAACTTCTCGCGCCGCGTGCTATTGCAGACCATTTGAGAAACGATGATAATGTATCGGCGGAACGCAGCACAGTGGAGCAGGGTGACCTTGACAATGCACCGTCGTCGGACGTGTTGCAGTCATCTTTCGAGTCGGACCCTGTATCTGGTGCTGAGGACAAGGATGAACAAGAACGGTCTATTCAAAGCTCTCAGACGAGTTTGGATTCAGAGACATCCGAAGCTCCCCAGCAGCTAAACGAGgaggcagcagcagcagaaccagaaccagaaccagtGGAGAACCCCGAAATACCGGCAGATGCATCACAGTTGAACATCACCAAGCGAAAGCGATCGGTGACTGACCTGCGTGGCGATGCATCTGAATCACAGCCAGCAGAGAAAGATGCGTCAAAGGATTTCAAGTCACCACCCTCGCTGCGGATTTCACTATCTTTTGACGGCGAGGCAATGGTACGGAAAGAAGGCGAAATGACCCCGTCCCCGCCAAAGGGACGAAACGCTCTTCGCATCTCCATGTCTTCGGATGGGAAGGCGGTCATTCGAACGGATGATGAACCCTCTCCATCCAAGAACCGTATATCCATGTTCTCTACTCGGAAGTCCCGCTTCGCAGGTCTCCGACGGAGCAACAGTGCCATCCTTCCCGCAACGCCGCGAGTGGCCTCGAGtgagaaagagagaatgTTCGGTCGATCTCGTGATCCCCGTAACTGGGAGTCCGTTTTCGACACGGACGCCAGGAGTGCTCTGTCAACTCCTGGCAGCGCTCAGAGTGCGCCACATAGCACCCCAGGACTCTTACGTTCGCAGGGCCAGCGATCATTGACCCGAAGCCTTTCCTCAAGGCAGAATGCCTTTGCCAACAACTCTCCCAGTCACCCCGACACTCCCGTGCCTCTGCAGACGGGAGACAAGAGGCGGAAACTTTCTCGCACGGTCTCGTCTCTCGGACGACTAGAGTCGAACAGAGCAAATGCATTAGGTCAGGTATCGGGTAATTCTCTCAAGATGCCCAAACTCTTTGGCAACTCCAAGAAGAACAATGAAGACTTTGAATTCCACAACGGTGATTCAGATAAAGAGAACTGGATCCCGGGCACTCGGATATCCAACGTCCGTCGACGCACAATGAGCTCCAACATGCAACGCCCAGCACTCAAAGACACGAACAGCAAAAGCCGCCGCTCCCGGCTTTCCCAAGCTCATCAGCAACGAAAGGCCGCCCCCGAGGTTGATCCAGAAGTCTCCGCATTCATGACAAACGGCAGCAGTGCCAGCCAGGAAGAAGATCTCGACTGCATCCAAGGCTTATTATCACTGAGCCAAGGTGCATGGAGGTAG
- a CDS encoding flavin monoamine oxidase family protein (COG:Q;~EggNog:ENOG410QEHX;~InterPro:IPR002937,IPR036188;~PFAM:PF00070,PF01593,PF13450;~go_function: GO:0016491 - oxidoreductase activity [Evidence IEA];~go_process: GO:0055114 - oxidation-reduction process [Evidence IEA]): MGKTPRVAIIGAGVSGLRCADILGQNGAQVTIFEARDRVGGRVAQSKVGDHLVDLGPNWIHGGQDNPISVIAESTKTELEDFDEYQIVFSKDGKPLDDKLAAKVSDFVWTTIGEAFEYSNTYKDSIPSGRSLFDFFQERVEKKGFNEEEKEACLESCRLWGSYVGDPVERQSLKFFCLEECIDSSNCFVSSTYQKILEFVSKAALKYANVRFKQPVVGIEAEPRGNKADHQVILSTADGQKYEFDEVVVTCPLGWLKRNKSAFAPDLPPRLIRAINNISYGRLEKVYVTFPQAFWHTERADHKPPNFAMFLDPKYSNHPKDIIWNQECVSLATLGPQAHSTLLFYIHGPCASHVVSNISNLSPSSPEYYDYLNDFLHPFYSRLHGYSAASPDCKPLAFLATQWQTDPYAGNGSYSNFQVGLEQGDKDIEVLRDGAGIGEERGVWFAGEHTAPFVALGTTTGAYWSGERVAGRVCQIYGLDGIGIGTERDDSLPSQIPIT, encoded by the exons ATGGGCAAAACCCCGCGCGTGGCAATTATCGGAGCTGGCGTCTCCGGGCTACGATGCGCAGACATCCTCGGCCAGAACGGCGCTCAAGTAACGATTTTTGAGGCTAGAGATCGAGTTGGGGGGAGA GTCGCCCAGAGCAAGGTTGGAGATCATTTAGTTGATCT CGGACCGAACTGGATCCATGGCGGGCAGGACAATCCAATCTCAGTCATCGCCGAGTCAACAAAGACAGAACTAGAAGACTTTGACGAGTATCAAATCGTCTTCTCGAAGGACGGAAAACCACTCGATGACAAACTCGCTGCCAAAGTCTCTGATTTCGTGTGGACGACTATCGGAGAGGCGTTTGAGTATAGCAATACGTACAAAGATAGTATCCCGTCGGGTCGGAGCTTGTTCGATTTCTTCCAAGAGAGGGTTGAGAAGAAAGGGTTCAatgaggaggagaaagaggctTGTCTTGAGAGTTGTAGGTTGTGGGGATCTTATGTTGGGGATCCGGTTGAAAGGCAGAGTTTGAAATTTTTTTGTTTGGAGGAGTGCATTGATTCGA GTAATTGTTTTGTGTCTTCTACGTATCAGAAGATCCTCGAGTTTGTATCCAAGGCTGCGCTAAAGTATGCGAATGTTCGGTTCAAACAGCCTGTTGTGGGGATTGAAGCAGAACCTCGCGGGAACAAGGCAGATCACCAGGTTATACTGTCCACTGCAGATGGACAGAAATATGAATTCGACGAGGTTGTTGTAACATGTCCTTTGGGATGGCTGAAACGAAACAAATCTGCATTCGCACCCGACCTCCCTCCTCGTCTTATCCGGGCCATTAATAACATTTCTTATGGCCGACTTGAAAAGGTCTATGTGACATTTCCGCAGGCATTTTGGCATACCGAGAGAGCAGACCATAAACCCCCGAATTTCGCGATGTTCCTCGACCCAAAATATTCAAACCATCCAAAAGATATCATTTGGAATCAAGAATGTGTCTCTCTTGCAACCCTCGGCCCGCAGGCCCACTCAACCCTGCTCTTTTACATCCATGGACCGTGTGCAAGCCATGTCGTTTCCAACATCTCAAATTTGTCACCTTCGTCACCTGAATACTACGACTATCTCAACGACTTCCTCCATCCATTCTACTCCCGTCTGCACGGCTATTCCGCTGCATCCCCCGACTGCAAACCGCTCGCCTTCCTCGCAACACAATGGCAAACAGACCCATACGCAGGCAACGGCTCGTACAGCAACTTCCAGGTCGGTTTGGAACAAGGCGACAAGGACATCGAAGTTCTCCGCGACGGTGCTGGAATTGGAGAAGAACGCGGGGTTTGGTTTGCCGGCGAACATACAGCCCCGTTCGTAGCGCTCGGAACAACAACGGGAGCATACTGGAGCGGAGAAAGAGTAGCCGGAAGAGTATGCCAAATCTACGGACTTGATgggattgggattggaaccGAGAGGGATGATTCTCTCCCTTCACAGATTCCGATTACCTAG